The Amblyomma americanum isolate KBUSLIRL-KWMA chromosome 2, ASM5285725v1, whole genome shotgun sequence genome contains the following window.
gcgtcgtccaccccgctctgaggttgtgcacgttgtccgcatgaaaccctacttcacgcggtaatggatagtacgctcagtgttctgctagttttcgcgtgggacaccttcgcccacctcccttgtacatttttgtgtgcttgtgctgttttttttctctttccactgcccatactgcaaccccgcttttgtttttctttttttggagggggagtaatgccacctggtgttctcaggtggcgctgaagtgtcttcgaagacgttgaagtgtctcgcgctggctggctggctgcttgctgtattctgctggttagcgacctgtctccctgttttccgttacaatatactgccactacaatcattacttgaatacaggactgtcttgacaatacacagatgccttaaagacaattacccgttacactcatcgctattctgtatcccaccactatgcactcgcaacgccactcatagaaatttccttcttccgaaaacgaaaaatgtctatggagaaagaaggatggcccatgttggtattaagctgtggaacaagcttccaagtgaactcaaacatagtaaaactcttcctgagtcattgaagaaatagtataaacaatgagtgaagccagcgttttttcttttcatgtatttttgtgtgtttgtatgcgtttgtaaaggaggcttggtgctctgaatattgttgctctatgtacccatttatgtatttctaatttcatgaacttttatatgtatgtaattaattttagttatgcctgcaattttctttgaaactgaattgcatggatcccaactagcttttagttagggatccagatgttttcacaggcatgccttgtatgaatgctgagaaataaaattgaatcaatcaatcaatcaatcaatcaatcaatcaattaatcaatcaatcaatcaattattcaATCAATCAACCGTACCTTGTGATTTCAGTTTATTCACAACCACTGGATGAAATGCACGTAATAAATGTAAGGCACTTATGACATAATTCCTTTCTGTCAGATTCTATCCTATTATTTCCATCCGCATGTCTGACTGACTGGTTCCAGTCACAGTGAGGGTACAGAGCAATAGGGAAcagggaaaagaaaacaatgaaatgATCTTATCACAACCCGCTCTTCGTGGATAACAAACCATCGTTTCACCATGCGCGCATGCAATAATAAGGGCATTTAAAAATCAGTGATGGGCAAAACTCTTCGCGCTTACTATGCGCCCATTTTTACATGAACAGTTCTAGTTTGGGCCAATCAGCTAAATATAGGCTCATTGCCTGACAAGAGCTGGGCTGTCAAGCTCCTGTGAGCGTTTCACTGCAATGTGGAATCCTCCCATTCCCATGCTCTTTACGTATTGCTAGCATACCTGTATATGCACCAGAAAACTCACGAAATTGCACTTAGCTACTTTTGTACCTCGTTATCGTGGAAACGTCCGTGTAACAGATCCCTTAAGGTATATTTTGCAGCAAAACTCTGTAACGTCTAAATGTGCCGAAAAACCACTTAAGCAACGAAGCAAGGAATTCTTATTGTGTAAAGAGTTTGTTTATATTacatctccccctatcctctcttcctgttccctcacctctttcatttcatttctccattctgcctgctatcctttatttccgctgccccagctcagctgggtgcttcagtatcgatggcagatgccggggttggCAAAAATGTTTACCttcgtattattattattttaacaaaACAACTTACTACTACTACGAGGTAAGATACGCGGTTCCGCGGGCGCCAATATTCGTAGATTTATGTACGCGGCGCCTATTTTGTGAAAACCGCCATTGCGTAGCGCTTACTTTTGATCGATATTTTTCAAGTAAAATCTAATAGAAAACACCTAATAGTGCGCTTATGCCTTGTGTGTGCAGCAGTTCACATTGCCCACTTCAGCAGCGTTTTGTTTCATTCAAAAGCGCCAATTATAAAAACGCGTCATATTATATTACCTTCGCTATTGGGGCCTTTGGCAGaactctgaaataaataaataaataaataaataaataaataaataaataaataaataaataaataaataaataaataaataaataaataaatacataaataaataaataaataaataagccttCTTCCAAGTATGCTAATACTTGTAAACCCTGAGCAGAGAGCTAAGAACTTTAGCGTACTTCAATCAATTCCATCTTTATAAACTACTGAACACTACCCGGTGTCAAGCTCCGGCCCTAACTCGTGCAGAAACCTTCAAGCGTGGACAAGCAAAGGTTCGTGCAAATAATACGTTACGCAGGCCACCGCCTTTTGGTATCGAATCGGCTGGTTTggttggttgtttttttctttttttttggggggggggggggaaggaaatggcgcagtatctgtctcatatatctttggacacctgaaccgcgccgtaagggaagggataaaggagggagtgaaagaagaaaggaagaataggtgccgtagtggagggctccggcataatttcgaccacctggggatctttaacgtgcactgacatcgcacagcacacgggcgccttagcgtttttcctccataaaaacgcagccgccgcggtcgggttcgaacccgggaactccggatcagtagtcgagcgccctaaccactgagccaccgcggcggggcctcgaATCGGCTGACGAATAACTTATTTCGGAGAGGAGCAATTCATCCCTGTCTCAGAACCAGGCTCTCAACATCTTTCAGCTGTAGCATCCAATGAGAGCTGGCAAGAAAAGAAGTTTCTGCCGTGACTTATGAAGCTCAGTTAAGCCATTTGCATTGCTACGTCCAGAAGCGCTGCTATTGGTCGATCAGTAAAGTATTGTTGAGCGCTGAATTGCGCCTTGTTATCCTAAGCACATTTCCACAAATTAGATGGACTTCCTCCAAGTTTTTACTTGACGCTTGTATTGGATACCAGCCACCTGTGGTAAAATTATACTATGCAAGAACGCAATGGCTGGCGCACAGTGCTTGAACGTACGTAACCATTACCTGCAGCTCCCTCTACCACGCGCTAAGTTTTCGGCGATCTGTACCTTGCTCACCAAAACATTGTGAAATTACGAAATACAGTCTATGCATAGATTTCTCGGTCGGCATTCATCGTGCTAAGGAATTATCATCATTAGTAGAGGAGCTTCGGCATGGCTTTTCCTGCGGTTTACTTGAACGAAGCGGATGTGCACCAAATATTCATTCTTGTTGAACAGAGGCAGCGACTTGGATTTCATGCGTACTTCATGGTGAGAGGGAAAACGACGTCATGTCTGCATGTTAATCATTTCGTTACGTTTTAAAAACAGTTGAAAACAATGCTCCTGATGTAGGGAATAAAGATTTAGGCACTTAAGGACCTTTTTCATCACTTATGATGCTAACCTAGTAATCTACACGGCAGCCTACTTAAGATGCAGGCGATAAAGTTCAAGCGTAACACACACACAATACATACACGCCTAGCATTTTCAAAGGGGCCTACAAGACTCGTTACATGTAACACCGAGTTTGTGTTACACCGGGGTACAgcccctccccaccccccccacccccaccccccaatATGAAGGGATATGCAGTCTGCGCATTCACCTAATGATTATCACTTAACAGTGCGTGACAAACAAGCTTCTGTCTGCTAACTAGTTTCGCATTTGACTTACAATACCTAAGGTTATTTTTCAGCTTTAGTAGAGAAATACCCGaagcattcgttttttttttttgtgtgtgcgcaaACTGGCTGTTCCCCTTCCGTTCTGGGTTGACCTGTATGTTAGACGTTGTGTAGGAGGCCGTCTCTGCTTATGAACTGGGCAGCCAGCTACTGGGATTTCGCCGCAACTTTTGTTTCTCGCATTCATGTTTTACTTACCTCTCAGCAGTTCATCTGAATACCGAAGGCGGCGCGATAGTACGCTGGAGTCTAAATTTCTGTCCAGTCAGAGCGCCAGATTTCGATAGCCTGCCTGTTTGGGAAGTTTCACAACTTTGATAATCAAGGACCTCTGGGAACCCTTGCCAGCAAAAAGGGGAAGAGAGAGTGCGGTACAGCTACGGCTGCTACATCCTTGCCCCTGTGGAAAAGAAGCCAAGCTCTAGTGATTTTTTTCAAAGCAAACACATGGCCGAACTCCAAAGCGTTGCTTTCTAGCCCAAAGTCTGCGCCAAACAAGTTTATCTGTCATCAGAAAAAGCATCAGTCATTGAAATAGGGTCAGTTTTATTTTCCCACAGTGTAAATATCATCTGACGTAATAAACTTCCATAATCAGGACAAATTTTCTGACCAAGCGTGTCCATTGTACAATTGAACacgaaaacgctgaacagatggtGAGTGTTTCTAGCATCTTTCAGAAAGCACTTTTTGGATGACTGTGTTGCCAGATAAAATACCGACGTCGTAACGTGGTCTTATCAGTTTTGTTAAGGTAGGAGGTAGAAACGTAATCTTACTTATCTATCAGTTTGCACACTCGTGCATTGCACCATTGCATATCTGCAGCCATTTTGTACGCAAGTGAATGTTTACTCACATGATCATCTGCGATTAAATGCGATAGCGTTTGCGAATCGATATGATTTAGTGGTGTACGGATAGTACTTTttaaaaaccgaatcgaatacgaatagtgaAGGAAACACTGGATCGACTAGAATACAAATCGCATATTTTTATGGATATTTGAGACTTCTGCGAATATTCCATACTGTCCTTCCTCGCTTTCGCTGATATCTGCACGTCTCACTATTCACTACTTGTTTCAAACCgccgcagctcgggtgcttaagatacTAGACAACAGCCGCCGCGGCTGGCGACATCTTTTTCTTACTCTCtgcatcaaatcaaatcaaatcaaatatttATTTCATGTATAAATACAtgaaagggctccggaaaaagcTGCCCAAAGGCAACTTGACTGGCCCGCTAACCCAGTCGTTTTGACAGTAGCGGAGCTAACACATCGATTTAATAACCACTACTACTGCTATTTGTACAAAGCAATTAATCGTACGAAAGTGCAAGGTGCTAGCAGGGACGATATGGTGGTGTGCTACTTTTAGCTACTCATGACGACAATCAATTAGCTAGCACATCTCGGAAGATAACAGGGGCGAGATATAAGCCATGGCCCCCAAGAGGAGCATCAAGGCAAGGTTTACTAAACCTTCCTGAGGTCTGCCGCCTCACCCAGTCTTGAAGGCCATGTATGAGCACTGCGAACACTGCCGCGTGGATAGACCGCTTCGCGGCGCTGAACCCTACGTCCAGCGCGGGCCATTCGCTGCATGATGCTGTTCGGCGTCAGCGTGGGCCCCATTTTTGTGTAAatcgtcaaaaaaaaaatacctacgGCGTCTCTCTTTAGAAATTTGTGTCATTTATTCGAAAAATATTCGAGAACAAATTCGGTTTCTTTCGAACTATTCTTAAGATTCACTATTTCGGTCGTTCCGAGGATCGAATAGGACGACACtcgattcgctattcgaaaatttcgGAATTCCGCACTCCTGATGAACAGAATAATGAATCTAATGCCTCGTTTGCAAACATTTCGCTGGGATGAATTTGGGCTCCGAGCGAGTTACATCAGTTTAAACACAGGAAACCGTAGTGCATCACATTACAACTCCCACCTCATTACTGCTTAAGAGTTTGCCTTCATAAGCGCCATGCGTTGTCTTTCAGGGTGGTACCGACGCCAATAAAGTGGATTTCAGAGCGGATTTGCCCTGACCTATGCAAGAACAGAACATTCTGTCTTCACAGTGGTCTTTCAATACCTAGGAAATAGCCGGTACGTTTTGTGAGCTATACTATTTTCACTTTTATAGAAATCTTCTACTGTTTATCTGAAATGTTTTATCCATAAAAGCACCGTCGTTTACGATTCACCCAAAAACTGGTTTAATTTTTGAGTGAAGTTTAAACCGTTTTAGTTAGcattttagtgtgtgtgtgtgcgggggggggggcactaaTTCCATCTGAAGGACGGCAGAAAATTCTTCAGTTGTCGCCTGCAGTTCATTACTCATGATTGCTTGATTTCTACCTTACGATTGTGCATAAGCTTCTGCCACCTGTGCTTAAGAGATATTGCACTCAAATGAAGTTTGCACAGAAGAGCTAATAGAGATAAAGGATcgatttattttttaatgcttaACGGCTCCTTATGTTGACGTGGCCTATATGCAAACCAAAAACCTTCCTTGACATCATGCACCACGAGCAAGCATGTATAcagaggaggggaggggaggagacaaagcccccccccccccccggctcccATCCTTAGCTCGAAAATTAACTTGggcccctcccctcccccccccccccccccaaaaaaaaattacacctatAAACACTTGCAGTAATGTTGAGGTTGGAAAAATTTCTGTTTCCTAGCTACAAACCTTGTACTTTATTTTTTATCTCTTAGGTTTTACTCAATATACCTGCAAGCGGATTGAGTAAAAGTTTTAAGTTGCTGAGTTGACCAGTTATTCGAATGGTTAATTGGCTTCTTGTTAAGTTATTACATGGTACATCATTTCAACTCCATATTCAAGAAATGTTAAACATGTGTACCTTCCttcccttatgtaatgcctttgGGACCTTAAGGAGAGAATGTTTGAATTGAAATGAAATGATGAAAAGGAAACGATGTATTAGATGCACGCATGCTCGAATTTCTCTGGTGCGATGTTCTCCTTTTCATTTCTTTCCTGTCTACTCCCTCTCTTTTCAGAGGAGTTTACCCACTCAGGCTAGGAGTTCCCCCCGATGCCGATGAATCATACGCCGAAGTTGAGATTCTGAACAACACGTTCGGCTTTCAGCTCCAGACGGACGGGAACAAACAGCGCGTTCCCAAAACCGACAATTTCACCACAAGAAGCGCCAACGTATGCATACTTCAGTACAGGAAAAGCAAAAATATACTAGAGGTGAGCGCGCGAACGTAAAATGTATTTAGTTTTCCAAATGGAAAGTGATGTGTTTCGAACCGTGCGCACAATGTGATGGGGCGCATCTCAAGATACAGATAAGACGCATATGAAGTTTAAAGTCAGCATTTCCCAGTTTTCGCCTGCGACGCTTCCATCTGTCTAAAAACACGATTCAGCCTGTTCCTTTCTCTTCCCCGCCCACAGTACATCCAAAAGTTCTTTTGCGCAGACCCCTATCTTAAAAGAAGTCATTTACGCCGAGGTGATGGAGCTCTGATCGAAGGTATACAGAAGAATTCGCCATTCTTTAAAAGTTTCGACTCGTAGAAGCCGTACCTATTGCCATGCAGTGGTCAGCAGATGTACATTGACCTCGAACACGGGTCCTTCTGTGAGCTTTCTTTGAAGAAGTACTGAGTGGGTCTGCACTGAAAATTCCGCGCTTGATGGTTTAGCTTTGCAGGGACCGTAAAGCAATCTTCTTGTCGCGTACACATGCCTCAAGCTTATCGATTCTCCTCTCCACAATACTGGTCAGCGGCAGAGGCTTTGGGCTGCTGAGCTTAAGTACAGGGGCTCAGTTGCCGTCCGCGGTGGATGCATTTCTGTTGACTTTATGGGTAGATGAGATTTCAACGCACGAGAAAACATTCATATGATAGAAATTTTATTCAGAACCTTGCTCCACTGCGTGCGTCCTAGCTTAGTGCGTCGCTTAAGAGTATCAAATCCAGTAACCGGATCACGAAATGGTTACAGACGGAAACCTAAAGAGAGAGGCTCTGAGCAGCGCATCTAATGCACGTAATTGTCAGCAGTCATGTGAAAATATTCTTCGCTCTTCTTCTTGACCGCTACCGTCGTTAATAAGTTATACTTTCTTCATAAACAAGGGTCAACGTTCCGCAGGTCTACATAAACAATAAATTGCTCGCACCATCGGACACCATCAAGAAGTACTCGAAAGAGCACACCGTCTTCCGGGCACCGCCGAAGGGAAATGCGCCATTTATCTTTCGCGAGACTCACTTCAGCATGGACGACCCTGTGGCATCGATGACGGTAAGACTGCGCCGTCGCATGACGGTAAGGGAAAAAAGCTCACTTTGCACAACCAGATGGCGTTGATGAAACAGCTATATCCAGTGGCTCTGAGCTATAGAGCTGGCTCAAGCCAATACGGGGCCGAATTCCCAACATGTTTCGCACGCTCGAATGGTTTGCATTTGACAGGTGTCTTGGTTGTGGTACCTTTGGCTGTTATGAATTGTAAAATCATGCGCCTGAGTAGCATTCGGATCCTCATTTACTGGTGCTGAGTACTTTGCCCAGTGACCCTTGAGATGAGAATCTTTGCATCAGCGTGCATGGGAATTGCTCAGGGACACGGTAGCTTCGGTCAAGACATCGCACGCACTAGCACCACGCTTTACCACGCTCAAGTGCGTATTCGAGGCGCCTGAATGGCGCTGTGATACCGACGTGGAACTGAATTGAAGGACATGAACATGGGCGGGACACGTGATGTGGAGGGCACCTAATCGAGGGTTCGTTACAGTAATTGCGTGAATTGCAGGGGAGAGAGACCGCAGGTGGTCGGAAGGGGAGGGGGAGGTGTCTGTGGGGAAGATTATGTAAGGGAGGTTTGTTCAACTACTTCGAAGATTGCAATCATTCTAAAGAGACTTTTTATGGCTCCCTGCACAGGCATCTGGAATAACGCGAGCTTACCAATTTAATCACAAGAACATCATAATTCGTTCTGGAGGCTACATACTGTTCTACGGTGAATGGAATGCGCGAAGCGAGTAAGTGTGCCCGTTTTGTGTACTCCTAACTGTCCGAGTGCGCCAAGAACATGAGCAACGTTgccccagatggccgaaattattaagcagccctccactacggcacatctacATCTCTCTCTCTTGTATCACTCcccccttcctctcttcccttacggcgtcgtTCAGGTGTCGGCCAAAATTTAAGACAATTACTAcgcaattttctttcctcaaaaaccaacgtTTAGCTGCAGGCGCTTCATTGAACCTCGGTTGTAACCAAGTGTGGATGACAGCCACTTGTTGCGAGTATAAGAGAACATCCTTTCGTGTGCGGGCTGAATCCATCACCTACTCTCTCTATTTATTCTCACTGCTTGTCCCGTTTCCTCCCTCCATGCTAACATGATTGGACAAGCCGGACCTGCGTCTCGTTTCGTTCCCTGCCTGCTCTCCAGCTTTCTCTGGTGATGGAATCGTGTGGCGACTTTCGAAGGCCGACCCAGTTTGTTACACAGTCTGACGGAAGAAATCTGACCGTTGGGTGACATGAGCCAAACATTTGACATCGGTCGAC
Protein-coding sequences here:
- the LOC144119872 gene encoding uncharacterized protein LOC144119872; the encoded protein is MAPKRSIKVYINNKLLAPSDTIKKYSKEHTVFRAPPKGNAPFIFRETHFSMDDPVASMTASGITRAYQFNHKNIIIRSGGYILFYGEWNARSEIKLLEGQTPIATVIAPNPAKKIAVVLKLYASGLLVRRADDPSGGSAGILLTRTALPMEDVSCTQPVKFYEYKAVTGERMY